The nucleotide window CAAAGGCGCGGGCATGATCCGCCCCAATATGGCGACCATGCTGGGCTACCTGGCCACGGACGCCGGCCTGGCACCCGCCCTGCTGCAGGCCCTGACGCGCCAGATCGCCGATCAGTCCTTCAATCGCATCACGGTCGATGGCGACACGTCCACCAACGATTCCTTCATCATCATGGCCACGGGGGCCAGCGGGGTCCGCATCGAATCCGCCCAGGACCCGCGCTACGCCCCCCTGGCCCAGGCCCTGACCGACGCTGCCCGCGACCTGGCCCAGAAAATCGTGCGCGATGCCGAAGGCGCGACGAAATTCATGACCATCCAGGTGGAACAGGCCGCCAACACCCAGGAAGCCCTGAAGATCGCCTATGCGATTGCCCATTCGCCGCTGGTCAAGACCGCTTTTTATGCATCCGACCCCAACCTGGGGCGCATTCTGGCGGCGATCGGCTATGCCGGGGTGGATGATCTGGATGTCAGTCGACTGACCTTGTGGCTGGGGGACGTGCAGGTCGCCACCCAAGGCGGCCGAGACCCGGATTATCGCGAAGAAGACGGCCAGCGCATCATGGCGCAGCCCGAAATCCTGGTGCGGGTGGCGCTCGGGCGCGGCGAAGTCAGCGATACGGTATATACCTGCGATTTTTCGCATGACTACGTCAGCATCAACGCAGATTACCGATCTTGAAGACCCTCTGAAAAATCCCGCGTCACCGCCAACGGTGGATGCGGGCGGTCTGCCGCGCCGCAAGCCACAGAAAGCCCTGAATCGTCGTAAAAAGCCAAAATCCTGTTGATTTGAAAACGAAAATCTGGGAAAATGACGGGCTTGGCTATGGTCATCAAAAGGCCATTGTCATTTTTAGCAAACCCAGGCGTGATTCCTGCGTACCGATATCTGCCCTGATGCATACTGTCAGCGGCCTTGTCGGCATCACAGCGGAGCACCATGAAACCTGGGCAATTTCACAGGAAAAACCCATGTACGCGGTCATAAAAACCGGTGGCAAGCAATATCGCGTTTGCGCCGGCCAAAAATTGAAAATCGAACAGATACCGGCTGACATTGGACAAGAAATCTCGCTGGACCAGGTACTCTCGGTCGGCGAAGGCGAAACACTGCAAATCGGCACGCCCTTCGTCGCCGGTGCTGCAGTCAAAGCCACGGTTCTTGCCCAAGGTCGTCACGACAAGGTCAAAATCTTCAAGATGCGCCGGCGCAAGCACTACCAAAAGCACCAGGGCCATCGTCAGAACTACACCGAAATCCGCATCGACGCAGTTGCGGCCTAACCCCTCAGGAGCACAATCATGGCACACAAAAAGGGCGGCGGCTCAACGCGTAATGGTCGCGACTCAGAATCGAAACGCCTGGGCGTTAAGGTCTACGGCGGCCAACTGATCTCGGCAGGCGGCATTATCGT belongs to Castellaniella sp. and includes:
- the argJ gene encoding bifunctional glutamate N-acetyltransferase/amino-acid acetyltransferase ArgJ; amino-acid sequence: MAINLHIPARDAIFPVAGIRIGTAEAGIRKAGRRDLTVLLLDADTSVAGVFTRNRFRAAPVQVCEAHLADGQNIRALVINTGNANAGTGAPGLQASHDTCQALADALQLQPQQILPFSTGVILEPLPVDRLIAALPAALADAQPDHWFEAAHSIMTTDTQPKIHSRQLDLGGTTVTITGISKGAGMIRPNMATMLGYLATDAGLAPALLQALTRQIADQSFNRITVDGDTSTNDSFIIMATGASGVRIESAQDPRYAPLAQALTDAARDLAQKIVRDAEGATKFMTIQVEQAANTQEALKIAYAIAHSPLVKTAFYASDPNLGRILAAIGYAGVDDLDVSRLTLWLGDVQVATQGGRDPDYREEDGQRIMAQPEILVRVALGRGEVSDTVYTCDFSHDYVSINADYRS
- the rplU gene encoding 50S ribosomal protein L21, with product MYAVIKTGGKQYRVCAGQKLKIEQIPADIGQEISLDQVLSVGEGETLQIGTPFVAGAAVKATVLAQGRHDKVKIFKMRRRKHYQKHQGHRQNYTEIRIDAVAA